From the genome of Thiovibrio frasassiensis:
GTGACTTCGACGATGGAAGTATTGCTGCCTGGATCATAGGCAGTGAGGATGTATCGGGTGATGGCTGGCTTGCGGTCCAAAGGCAGGTCAATCACCCCGGAATCCGAACCGAGACGGCCAAGCACGGTTACCCGGTACTGCTTGTCAATACCGTTGACCTGCAACAACCCGGATAGTTTTGCCGCCGCCGCCTTGGTGTGGGCCAGAATCATCAAACCGGCCGCCTCCCGATCGAGCCGGTGCACGGGCAAGACCGGACGCTTCAAGCGAAAATGGACCTCGACCTGACGGACCAGCGAGCAATGATCTCCGTAATCCGTTCCCTGCGCAAGCAGACCGGCGGGCTTGAACCAGACACTGTACTGGCGGGCATCGTGGAGACATTGAGCCACCGGAGGTTTTAGCGAAAGCAGGCGAGCATCGTAAAACAAATCAAGAATATCGCCAGGACTCAATTGCGCGGTTGCCTTCCGCAAATGTTTCCGCCCGCCCCTCTTGCCCGTCAGCCAGACCGCCCCCTTACACATGGCATCTTTCACCCGGCTCTTGGCAAGCCCGGCCCGGGCCGCGATCAGGTCGCAGGCCGGACCCACATCCTCGGACCCCGAGGTAATCCGCATGGTAAAGGGGGCCGGAAACTGCGGTGTCTCCGCTCTGTTATCTGAAATGTTCATAGCCACGGTAGCTGATCTCCCTGCGTTGGCCCGCCTCTTCAAGAAAAACTCCCCGCCCTTCGACAATCCGACCCACCGCAAAAAGTTCTCGGCCGGTTTTTTCCATGATCAGATTGCAGAGCGGTTCCATCTCTTGCTCGCCAACAGTGAAGAGCAACTGATAATCCTCTCCTCCGGACAGCGCCCAATCAAGGGGAGAGTGGCCGCAGGTTTCCCCTGCTTTGCAGAGCACAGGGGAAAGGGGAATCCTTTCCGCCGCCACCACTGCTCCGACCCCGCTCTCTGCGCAGATATGGGCCAAATCGGTGGCCAGGCCGTCGGAGAGATCCTGCATGGCATGGACCAACCCGCTGGCGGCCAGCACCCTGCCTAAGGCGACCTGAGGAACAGGATCCAGATGCGCACCAACCAAGGTCTGCCAGCCGGGATCATGAGCCAGCCCCATCCGGCACAAGGCAAGACCAGCCGCCGCCTCGCCCAAAAGGCCACTGACCAGAACCACATCTCCGATGCGCGCACCTTTTCGGGTAAGCAGTTCCGTCTCAGCCATTTCCCCGAGCAGCGTAACGGAGAACATGGACTCATGCCCGCTCTGCACCGTGTCCCCGCCGATCAGGACCACACCATGCTCGGAGAGCACGGCAAGAAAACCGGCCATAAAATCAGACAACCATTGGTTCTCGGTCTCGGGGGGCAGGGCCAGGGAAAGCAGGGCGAAACGCGGAAAGCCTCCCATGGCGGCAATATCACTGATATTGACGGAGGCCGCCTTCCGGCCGAGGGCAACGGGTGGATGCCAGGCGGTATCAAAATGCACCCCCGCCACCATGGTATCGGTGGTGACCAGACTGACTCGTCCCTGGGATGTTCGGTACACCGCACAGTCATCGCCGATCCCGACCACAAGATCGTCGGAGTTTCCCGTCGCCTGGCGAATGCGGGCAATGATCTCTCTTTCTCCTCCGGGCCTGGCCATGTGGGTCACCATTTTTTCATCAAGTTTTTCTGAAGCTATCCCGATATGTTAGACAAAGAACCCTGAGGAAACGATCATGCAAGTCATCTGCTGCGTTTGTCACAAAACAAAAAAGCACAACAGCTGGGCAGCCAAGCGGAGTGCCAATTCCGGTGACCAGCGCTCACACGGCTATTGTCCGGGGTGTTATCAGCAGATGATGGAGAGAATTGAAAACTTCTTTGTCATGAACAGCTGCCGCAAAAGCGCCTGAACAACCGGGCTCCTACTTGATTACCTTCAGGATGGGCCGCTTCTTTTTTTCCGGACTTATCTGTCCACTGCCGTTCTTCTGAAGCAACTCGCCGCCACCGCCAAAATCAATGGCCTTGATGAACCGCTGCTCGCCGCCCATGGTGAATATATCCTGCCCGGTGAATTGCGGGGTCCGCAGAGTCCAGACCACCTTCTGCGGAGGAAGGGTCAACAACTGCAAACCTACCTGCCACCACTCCTCCTTCTTGGCATAGTCCCTCACAATCCCCGTAACCAGAGCATACATGATCTGTTCGGCCACGATCAGAACAATGTCTCCGACTTGGGTCGTCTCCTTGAAGACAAATATATTTTTCAAGTCAGTTACAATTTTCTCGATCATGGGATAGTCTCATTAAAAGGGAATAAAGGCACAACCACTCCAGGGAAAGCAAGATACCCAATCACGGAAAATCTTTCAAGCACAGGTCCACAGCAACATACCACGGATCAACTCGCTTTCCTGTTGTTCTTTTGCCTCCTTTTTTGTTTAATCCAGGAAGATGCTTCCGGCAAGCGCCTCCCCTTTTGACACAGGCGGAGAAGATGCATTCCCATTTTGCCGGGAACTTTTTAGCCCCTCGGTTGTCTTAACGCTATACAGAAAAATTGGCCCTGGGCCAATAGGACAAGCGGATCACGATGCCATACCAAGAAGTAGCCGAACTTGTCCGTGCCTTCCGCCAGGGGGAGCAGCAGGCCTTTAACCGGCTGGTGACCCTCTATCAGAAGAAGATATATAATCTGGCTCTGGGCTATGTAAAACAGGAAGATGAGGCCAAGGATCTCGCGCAGGACATCTTCGTCACGGTCTTCCGCCAGATAGACAAACTGAAAGACGAAAGCAAGTTCGGGGCCTGGCTCTACCAACTGGCCCTGAACCACTGCCGGAACCGTTACCAGAAACTGCGCCGCCGGGGTTTTTTCAGCAATCAGTCCCTTGATGATCCGGACACCGGCTTGCACTTAAGCTCCGGCACCACTCCGGAAAAAGAGTACGAACAGCAAAACACCGTCCGTCTGGTCCGGGAAGCCATTGCCTCCCTCGCGCCTGCGGAAAAAGAAGTCATTCTTCTCCGTGATCTGCAGGAGCTTTCGTACGAAGAAATCAGTGAGATTCTTGCTCTGCCCATGGGCACGGTCAAGTCCAAACTAAACCGGGCCCGCCTGGCCTTAAAAAAACGTCTCAAACATCATCTGTAATCGGTCCGCCTATGCAATGCACTGAAGTCCAGCCGCTGTTCACCGAGTTTGCGGACAATACCCTTGCCCGCGAAGAGCTGCGCGCCCTGACCGACCATCTTCTCGGCTGCCCGGTCTGCGCCGTGGAATGGCAGGAGTTTCAGCAAACCCTCCGCCTCGTGCATAGCCTCGAACCACTGGTTCCCCCAGGCGATCTGCTGCCGGGCATCCACGCAAAGCTGGCAAAAAAAGGTATCTTCTATCGGGCCTGGACTTTTATCGATGCTCTGAATTTTTCCCTATCAATCCCCGCCGCCGCTGCCATATTCACCATTGCCATGCTCGGAGGATTCATGCTCACCTCCTCGCCCTTGCAGCAAACAAACATCTTCCCATCGCCTTTAGCCCGGACCTCCTCCTTACCGCAAGGAGAGATTCTCGCCACCAGACGACCAGCGCTTGCCCCGAATCTCATGTTTGCCGTCTCTCATAATGAAGCGCGCCTGAGCGGAGATCTGGAGCCGCTTGCCCGGACACCCCTGACGACCCACCCGGCTCCCGACAATCATGCCCGCCGCCTGTTATCCCCGGACCTGCATGTACTCATCAAGGATATCGATCGCGACAGCCGGATCACACTCTGCCGAGAGATGTTGCACCGGAACTGGCAGCTCCATCGCGTCAGTGCCAGCCTGTTCCTCGTCCATCTCCCCCAGTCCGAACTGAGAGATTTCCATAACCTCATCGGCCACCACCATTTCGTCCTGGTCCCTGCCGCAGCGGGGGAAACACGATTCGGGAACGAGAAGCAGATATTGACCGCTGCCATCCGCTTTCAATAAAAACAATGGCTGCATTTTTTTCAGGAACTTTTACAAAGCAGACCGTGTCTTTCTTTTTATGATGCGCATCCTCCAAGCATCTCTTCTTCCTTTCCCTTCTTCCCCAGAAGGGCGTGTCCCTGGGACCGCAGAGCCCCCCTCGCTCCTGCGGTCCCGTTTTTTTTCTCAATACGGTCGCACACCCCGGGCTTGACATCCAGAAAAAGAGATATACACAATAACACAGACGTACAAGAATGACTGATTACTCAGAGGCATGGCAACTTGTCCAACTCCACCCCTATGCAACATGCTTATCTTGTCCAACACCTCAAGGAGCACACTATGATTTCCCCTGTACCGACCTTCCCGCGCCGCCATCCAGCCCCAATTTTATTGGCCTTCCTGCTCATGGGACTCCTTCTCGCGACACTGCCAGGCTTAACCTGGGCAGTGAGCAACGCCCCGGCCACCTTTGCCGATCTGGCGGACAAACTCAGCCCCACCGTGGTCAATATCTATACCACCCAAACGGTTAAGGCCTCCCGCTCCCCCCATGACATGTTCAACGGGCAGGATATCCCCGAGCCCTTCCGCCGTTTTTTCGGCCTTCCCTCTCCCAATGAACAGGATCAGCCCCAGCGGGAACAGAAACGGACCAGCCTCGGTTCCGGGGTGATCATCTCCAAGGATGGCTATATTGTTACCAACAACCATGTCGTAGAAAACGCCGACAGCATCAATGTGCGGTTGACCAACTTCGAGGAATACGACGCCAAGATCATCGGCCGCGACCCGAAAACAGACCTTGCCCTGCTCAAGATCGCGCCCAAAAATGGCTTGCCGGCAATCGCCTTCGGCGATTCGGACAAATTGCGGGTGGGTGACTGGGTCATGGCCATCGGCAACCCCTTCGGCTTTGAGCAGACCGTTACCGCCGGAATTGTCAGCGGCAAGGGACGTTCCCTGGGCAGCGGCCCCTATGAAAATTTCATTCAGACAGATGCCTCCATCAATCCGGGCAATTCCGGCGGTCCCCTTTACAATCTCATGGGCGAGATGGTCGGAATCAACACCGCCATCTATAGCCGCAGTGGCGGCAACATCGGCATCGGCTTCGCCATCCCGGCCAACATGGCAAAAAATGTAATCAACCAACTCAAAGAACATGGTACTGTGGTGCGCGGCTGGCTCGGGGTGATGATCCAGCCCGTGACCCCGGAACTCGCCGCCCAGTTCAAACTTGAGCGGCCGATCGGCGCCCTGGTGGGCGAGGTTTCCCCGGGAAGTCCGGCGGAGAAGGCCGGCATTAAAGCCGGCGATGTCATTGTCGAATTCAACGGCAAGGAAATCAGCCAGATGAGCATGCTGCCGAATCTGGTGGCGGAAACTCCGGTGGGAGGCAAAGCGGATATCACTCTGTACCGGAAGGGCATACTGAAAAAAATCCCCGTAATCATTGCCAAGCTCAACGAAGAACAGCTTGCCGCAAGCGAACAAGCCGACAGCCTCAACAAGAGCCTGGGGCTGGAGGTGCAGGACCTCACCCCGGAGATTGCCGCGGCCCTGGGCATCACCGACAAGCACGGGGTCCTGGTAACCGGGGTTGAACCCTACTCGCCTGCGGCTTACGCAGGTCTGCGCAAGGGAGACCTGATCCTTGAGGTCAACCAAAAACCTGTCCGGGATGTGAAGGACCTCCTCAATGAACTCAAGGGAAAAAAGGCAAAATCAACGGTTTCATTTTTTATCAAGCGTGATGGCCGCACCAGATTTTTGGGTCTCAGACTCAAATAAATCCTCCCATAGACAGGAAAAGGAACGAACATGAAAAGATTAAATGGTTTCGGAAAGCGTCTGGGTTGCTTTGCCGCCCTGCTGAGCATGCTCAGCCTAGCCAGCGGCTGCACCTACCAGGACCGGGTCGCCCCGCTCAACTTGCCGGATGCCAAAAATGGCGGCATCGTGGTGGGCGATGGCCTCAAGATTTCCGCCCTGGCTTTCAGCAGCGATGAAGCGGCCAAGCAGGCCTTCGGCTTTGGCGCGCGCAATGCCGGCCTGCTGCCCGTGCAGCTTACCCTGCAAAACGACAGCCCGGAGAAGGTGAAACTCAACCCCGAGCAGACCTTCCTGATCGATAACAACAACCGGGCCTGGCCGATTCTCTCGCTGGAAAAAACCTATCAGCGGACTTCAGGGCATGTCGATCTTGGAGAAACAGCCAAAGGCGCGGCAAAACCGTCGTTGCTCATGGGCGCGGCCGGAGCACTGGCCGGACTGGCCGTAGGGGTGGTTACCGGCAAGAACGTCGGCGAGGCAATGGGAACCGGCGCCGTGCTTGGTGCGGCCGGAGGTGCGATTATCGGGGGAGCCAAGAGTTACAGCGAGAGCGGAGAAAAAATCAAGGATGACCTTGCCTCCAAAAGCCTCAGGAACCAGACGATCCTGCCGAACCAGATCGCTTACGGGGTTCTGTTCTTTCCGGGAATGCCGGGGGAAGAAGCGGATGGAGTAAAAGAGTTGCGGCTTTCGCTGACCATCGGCAATACGCCGCAGGTGGTCACCCTCTTTCCGGCAACCAAATAACTGCGGCAGGGGCTGGGCCGCTTGCTCGGCTCAGCCCTGTCGGTACGCACCGTCCGCCGCCGCCACCTGGGCAATGGCCGCCCGAACCTTGACAAGATCCTTACGACCGGGCGAGATCTCCACCCCGGAATTGAGATCCACCGCAAAGGGATGCGCCTGCCTGATCGCCTCACCCACATTCTCGGGGGTGAGGCCGCCGGCCAGGATTATTGGGCGAGGCGGGGACAATTTTTCAAGCAGATGCCAGTCAAAGGTGTCCCCGGTGCCTCCGGCGATCTTCTCGTGAAAGGTGTCGAACAAGAAGCCGGAAACCACTCCGGCATAAGGCGCCAGATCTTCCGTACTCAGCGTGGGCCGCACCCGAAAAACCTTGATCACCCGACAGTTGATTTCCGCGCAGTAGGCAGGGGATTCTTCCCCATGCAGTTGCACCATGGTCAGGCCGCAGGAGCGGACGATCTCGTTCACCGTTGCCACGTCCTGATCGAGAAAAACTCCAACCGCATCAACAAAGGGCGGCAGGCTGGCAACAATGTCCCGCGCCCGTTCCGGCTCAACGTACCGGGGGCTTTGCTCGACAAAGATCATCCCGATTGCGTCCACCCCGGCCTCGACAACCGCAGCGACCTCGGCCACCTCCCGCATCCCGCATACCTTGATCCGCGTTCTGGCGTTCATACCCTTTTCCCATCCTGATCGCAAACCAACGTCCGCAACGCCTCGGCTGGGTCCGCGGCCCGCATCAGGGTTTCCCCGACCAACGCGGCCCTGACGCCATGCTCGGCAAGCCGCTCCATATCGTGATGATCCCGAATGCCCGATTCACTCACCAGAGGAATCCCGGCCGGAATCATCTTCTGCAAGCGGAAGGTGGTGTTCAGATCCATGGAAAAATCGCGAAGATCACGGTTATTGACCCCGATCAACCGGCTGCCGGCGGCCACGGCTTTTTCGACCTCCGCCTCGTCATGCACCTCCACCAGGGCATCCATGCCAAGCTCGGAGGCCAGCGCCAGATACTCTTCTATCTGACTGGTCTCGAGAATGGCGGCGATCAGAAGAATCGCATCGGCGCCGTAAGCCCGCGCCTCCCGGATCTGCAGGGGATCGATGATGAAATCCTTGCGCAGCACCGGTAAAGAAACAGCCGCCCGCACTGCGGGGATATAGCTAAGCGAACCCTGGAAGAAGTCCACGTCGGTGAGCACCGACATCGCCTGAGCGCCGCCGGCCAGATAGCTGCGACCAATGGCCACCGGATCGAAATCGGCCCGGATAACTCCCTTGGAGGGGGAGGCCTTTTTGGCCTCGGCGATGACGGCTACGCCGGGAAAATCGGTCAAGGCCCGGATAAAGCCGCGGGGCGGCGGGATTTCCATTTCAGGCACGGTTATGCCACACGCCTTGAGGGCAGCGACTTCTTCTTTTTTCCGGGCGACAATGGTATCGAGAATCATGATAAACTCGCAAAAACTGAAAACACGGCACAGGTCCGTGACATTGATTAAAAAACGACCAAGCAATAACTGTTGTAATCGCGGCTTGTTGCGATTTCAACAATCATGGGTTTTTCACCGCTTGGGAAAAGGCAACCAACGCCTCGACCTTATTCAGCGCAGCCCCGCTGGCCACTACTTCACGGGCCAGGGCGACCCCACCGGCCAAATCATCGCAACGTTCGGCAGCCATTAGGGCGGCGCCGGCATTGAGCAGGACCATGTCCAGACAGGGTCCTGATTTACCGCTCAGCACACTCCGCAGCTGCGCCGCAGCCTCGGGCGCGGTGGTCCCGCCTTTGATTTCCGCCAGGCTGGCCGTGGCCATGCCCAGCTCCGAGGGATGGATGGTGTAGGTTGTCAATTCGCCGTTGTTCCAGTCGGACACCCTGGTAGCGCCGGTGATGGTGATCTCATCCAGATTGCCCTCGCCGCACACCACCAGGGCCCGGCGGGTGCCAAGCCTGCCCAGCACCCGGGCCAGGGTTTCGGTGAGGGAGGGAGTAAACACCCCCATGAGCTGGACATTGGCATTGGCTGGGTTGGTCAAGGGGCCGAGAATATTGAAGATGGTCCTGATCCCGATCTCGCGGCGCGGGCCGATGGCGTGCTTCATCGCCCCATGCAGGGCAGGAGCAAACATAAAACCGATGCCGATCTCACGAATGGATTGCCCGATCTGTTCGGCGCTTAAACCCAGATCCACACCCAAGGCTTCAAGCACGTCGGCACTGCCGCAATGGCTGGAAACGGAACGGTTGCCGTGCTTGGCCACCGGCACCCCGGCGGCGGCCACGACAAAGGCGCTGGTGGTGGAAACATTGAAGGTGCCGGAGGCGTCGCCCCCGGTGCCGCAGGTATCCACGAGAATCCCGCCCTCGCCAACCCCATGCACCTTGGTGGCCTTGGCCCGCATCACCCTGGCCGCGCCGGTGATCTCGTCCACGGTTTCGCCCTTGATCCTCAGCGCGGTGATAAAGGCGCCGATCTGGGCCGGGGTCGCTTCCCCGTCCATGATGGTCTCCATCACCCCGACCATCTCCGCTTCGCTCAGATCGGTTCCAGCCACCACTTTGGCAATGGCCTCTTTCATCATGCGACCATCTCCTTACGCTGCCTGGCGAGAATTTCCGGGTAGGCCGGATCAAGGAAGTTTTTCAGCAACTGCACCCCGGCCGGGGTCATGATGGATTCGGGATGGAATTGCACCCCTTCCACCGGCAGAGTCCGATGCCTGAGCCCCATGAGCTCGCCCTGATCGGAACGCGCCGAGACCATCAGACATTCGGGCAGGTCGGATTCCCGGACCACCAGGGAATGGTAGCGCATGGCCTCGAAAGGATTGGGCAACCCGGTGAACACCCCAAACCCGTCATGGGTGATGGGGCTTGTCTTGCCGTGCATCAGTCGGCCGGCCCGGACGGTTTGCCCGCCAAAGGCCTCGCCCAGGGACTGATGCCCCAGACAGACCCCCAGCACCGGAATCTTTTCACTGAAAAAGCGAATCGCCTCAATGGAGATCCCCGCCTGGGCCGGAGAACAGGGGCCGGGCGAGATCAGCAGCCGGTCGGGGGCAAGCGAGGCGATGAAGGGTATATCCACCTCGTCGTTGCGGAAGATTTTCATCTCGGCGCCCATCCCCCCGAGGGTCTGGACGATGTTGTAGGTAAAGGAGTCGTAATTATCGATGATAACGATCATATGCTTTCTCGCGCTCCGCCGGGCAAACCGGTTTAAAACTCTTTTTCCGCCAGTTCCACAGCCCGCCGCAGTCCCATGGATTTGTTGATGGTTTCCTGATACTCCAAGGCGGACACCGAATCGGCGACAATCCCCGCACCGGCCTGCACCCAAAGATCATCGCCCTGCATGACAAAAGTCCGGATGGTGATGCAAAAATCCATATTCCCGGAAAAGCCGAAATAGCCGACGGAACCGGCATAGGGCCCGCGCCGCTCGGGCTCAAGCTCTTCGATGATCTCCATGGCCCGGATCTTGGGAGCGCCGCTCACCGTGCCCGCGGGAAAGCAGGCGCGCAGGACGTCGAACTGATCCTTGCCGGGGGCCAGGGTTCCATGCACTCCGGAAACCAGATGCATGACATGGCTGTACCGCTCGACCACCAGCAGGTCGCGCACCTCCACCGAGCCATACTGGGCGACCCGCCCCACATCGTTGCGGCCCAGATCGACGAGCATCAGATGTTCGGCCCGCTCCTTGGGATCCGCCAGCAGCTCCTGCTCAAGGGCCGCGTCCTCTTCCTCGGTTTTGCCGCGCTTTCTCGTCCCGGCAATGGGCCTGAGCTCGATATCTCCCTGCTCCAGGCGCACCAGGATCTCCGGAGAGGAGCCGATCTGGACCAGATCCCCGAGCTTGAGATAAAAAAGATAGGGGCTGGGATTGATATGGCGCAGGGCACGGTAGAGCTTGAAGGGAGAGAGTTCTGTTTTGGTATGAAACCGCTGAGACAGAACAACCTGGATGACATCGCCGGCCTGGACATACTCCTTGGCCGCCTCCACCATTTCCGCAAAAGCCTCTTCACTCATATTGGAGGTGAAGGCATGGGTCTTGGCCTTTACCCCGGCACCGCCGAGATACTCCGTCGGCATGGGGGCCTGGAGACGAACGATGACCTCCTCGATCTCAGCCTGCGCTTTCGCGTACAAGGCCGGGAGATCCTGCGCTCCTGCAGTCTGCACCAGATTGACCACGGTGAGCAGCTGCCTGAGGTTGTCGTAGATCAAAACAGTCCGGGGTACCATGAAGGCGCTGTCGGGAAACTGAGCCAAGGGCGGATTGCGCTCGGGCAAACGCTCCATGAAGCG
Proteins encoded in this window:
- a CDS encoding RluA family pseudouridine synthase — protein: MNISDNRAETPQFPAPFTMRITSGSEDVGPACDLIAARAGLAKSRVKDAMCKGAVWLTGKRGGRKHLRKATAQLSPGDILDLFYDARLLSLKPPVAQCLHDARQYSVWFKPAGLLAQGTDYGDHCSLVRQVEVHFRLKRPVLPVHRLDREAAGLMILAHTKAAAAKLSGLLQVNGIDKQYRVTVLGRLGSDSGVIDLPLDRKPAITRYILTAYDPGSNTSIVEVTLETGRLHQIRRHFALIGHPVLGDPKYGQGNKNSTGMELVAYCLAFRCPFSRKEVRINLDKQEKG
- the thiL gene encoding thiamine-phosphate kinase, with product MARPGGEREIIARIRQATGNSDDLVVGIGDDCAVYRTSQGRVSLVTTDTMVAGVHFDTAWHPPVALGRKAASVNISDIAAMGGFPRFALLSLALPPETENQWLSDFMAGFLAVLSEHGVVLIGGDTVQSGHESMFSVTLLGEMAETELLTRKGARIGDVVLVSGLLGEAAAGLALCRMGLAHDPGWQTLVGAHLDPVPQVALGRVLAASGLVHAMQDLSDGLATDLAHICAESGVGAVVAAERIPLSPVLCKAGETCGHSPLDWALSGGEDYQLLFTVGEQEMEPLCNLIMEKTGRELFAVGRIVEGRGVFLEEAGQRREISYRGYEHFR
- a CDS encoding RNA polymerase sigma factor, translating into MPYQEVAELVRAFRQGEQQAFNRLVTLYQKKIYNLALGYVKQEDEAKDLAQDIFVTVFRQIDKLKDESKFGAWLYQLALNHCRNRYQKLRRRGFFSNQSLDDPDTGLHLSSGTTPEKEYEQQNTVRLVREAIASLAPAEKEVILLRDLQELSYEEISEILALPMGTVKSKLNRARLALKKRLKHHL
- a CDS encoding anti-sigma factor family protein, whose translation is MQCTEVQPLFTEFADNTLAREELRALTDHLLGCPVCAVEWQEFQQTLRLVHSLEPLVPPGDLLPGIHAKLAKKGIFYRAWTFIDALNFSLSIPAAAAIFTIAMLGGFMLTSSPLQQTNIFPSPLARTSSLPQGEILATRRPALAPNLMFAVSHNEARLSGDLEPLARTPLTTHPAPDNHARRLLSPDLHVLIKDIDRDSRITLCREMLHRNWQLHRVSASLFLVHLPQSELRDFHNLIGHHHFVLVPAAAGETRFGNEKQILTAAIRFQ
- a CDS encoding DegQ family serine endoprotease, coding for MISPVPTFPRRHPAPILLAFLLMGLLLATLPGLTWAVSNAPATFADLADKLSPTVVNIYTTQTVKASRSPHDMFNGQDIPEPFRRFFGLPSPNEQDQPQREQKRTSLGSGVIISKDGYIVTNNHVVENADSINVRLTNFEEYDAKIIGRDPKTDLALLKIAPKNGLPAIAFGDSDKLRVGDWVMAIGNPFGFEQTVTAGIVSGKGRSLGSGPYENFIQTDASINPGNSGGPLYNLMGEMVGINTAIYSRSGGNIGIGFAIPANMAKNVINQLKEHGTVVRGWLGVMIQPVTPELAAQFKLERPIGALVGEVSPGSPAEKAGIKAGDVIVEFNGKEISQMSMLPNLVAETPVGGKADITLYRKGILKKIPVIIAKLNEEQLAASEQADSLNKSLGLEVQDLTPEIAAALGITDKHGVLVTGVEPYSPAAYAGLRKGDLILEVNQKPVRDVKDLLNELKGKKAKSTVSFFIKRDGRTRFLGLRLK
- a CDS encoding phosphoribosylanthranilate isomerase, which encodes MNARTRIKVCGMREVAEVAAVVEAGVDAIGMIFVEQSPRYVEPERARDIVASLPPFVDAVGVFLDQDVATVNEIVRSCGLTMVQLHGEESPAYCAEINCRVIKVFRVRPTLSTEDLAPYAGVVSGFLFDTFHEKIAGGTGDTFDWHLLEKLSPPRPIILAGGLTPENVGEAIRQAHPFAVDLNSGVEISPGRKDLVKVRAAIAQVAAADGAYRQG
- the trpC gene encoding indole-3-glycerol phosphate synthase TrpC; protein product: MILDTIVARKKEEVAALKACGITVPEMEIPPPRGFIRALTDFPGVAVIAEAKKASPSKGVIRADFDPVAIGRSYLAGGAQAMSVLTDVDFFQGSLSYIPAVRAAVSLPVLRKDFIIDPLQIREARAYGADAILLIAAILETSQIEEYLALASELGMDALVEVHDEAEVEKAVAAGSRLIGVNNRDLRDFSMDLNTTFRLQKMIPAGIPLVSESGIRDHHDMERLAEHGVRAALVGETLMRAADPAEALRTLVCDQDGKRV
- the trpD gene encoding anthranilate phosphoribosyltransferase, which translates into the protein MMKEAIAKVVAGTDLSEAEMVGVMETIMDGEATPAQIGAFITALRIKGETVDEITGAARVMRAKATKVHGVGEGGILVDTCGTGGDASGTFNVSTTSAFVVAAAGVPVAKHGNRSVSSHCGSADVLEALGVDLGLSAEQIGQSIREIGIGFMFAPALHGAMKHAIGPRREIGIRTIFNILGPLTNPANANVQLMGVFTPSLTETLARVLGRLGTRRALVVCGEGNLDEITITGATRVSDWNNGELTTYTIHPSELGMATASLAEIKGGTTAPEAAAQLRSVLSGKSGPCLDMVLLNAGAALMAAERCDDLAGGVALAREVVASGAALNKVEALVAFSQAVKNP
- a CDS encoding anthranilate synthase component II — translated: MIVIIDNYDSFTYNIVQTLGGMGAEMKIFRNDEVDIPFIASLAPDRLLISPGPCSPAQAGISIEAIRFFSEKIPVLGVCLGHQSLGEAFGGQTVRAGRLMHGKTSPITHDGFGVFTGLPNPFEAMRYHSLVVRESDLPECLMVSARSDQGELMGLRHRTLPVEGVQFHPESIMTPAGVQLLKNFLDPAYPEILARQRKEMVA
- the trpE gene encoding anthranilate synthase component I encodes the protein MFRPSLQEFEHLAADAGLVPIYREIVADLDTPLTIFAKVAGGESHAFLFESLEGGEKWGRYSFIGFDPIVTMSSRGTQITITREGKSEQQEGDPLQALQALLKSFDACNAEMGCDSELLPRFFGGAVGFLGYDMVRFMERLPERNPPLAQFPDSAFMVPRTVLIYDNLRQLLTVVNLVQTAGAQDLPALYAKAQAEIEEVIVRLQAPMPTEYLGGAGVKAKTHAFTSNMSEEAFAEMVEAAKEYVQAGDVIQVVLSQRFHTKTELSPFKLYRALRHINPSPYLFYLKLGDLVQIGSSPEILVRLEQGDIELRPIAGTRKRGKTEEEDAALEQELLADPKERAEHLMLVDLGRNDVGRVAQYGSVEVRDLLVVERYSHVMHLVSGVHGTLAPGKDQFDVLRACFPAGTVSGAPKIRAMEIIEELEPERRGPYAGSVGYFGFSGNMDFCITIRTFVMQGDDLWVQAGAGIVADSVSALEYQETINKSMGLRRAVELAEKEF